In one Tissierellales bacterium genomic region, the following are encoded:
- a CDS encoding cyclase family protein has product MAKYIDLSYTIEDGFTTHPYDEELKLYRNRSLNKDKYNDSRLETGMHVGTHIDVASHLMDSNILVSDYSADKFIGKGCLLDARNQDVIKMKKEYLDIVERNSIVLLYTGFENQFECAEYFINHPVVEKELAEFFVNKKVKMVGMDLPAPDKYPFEIHKILLEKDFLIIENMKNLESLLNIDKFEIIALPLKIKAEGSPVRVVARV; this is encoded by the coding sequence ATGGCTAAGTATATTGATTTAAGTTATACCATAGAGGATGGATTCACTACGCATCCATATGACGAAGAGTTAAAACTGTATCGAAACAGATCTTTGAATAAAGACAAATACAATGATTCTAGGTTAGAAACTGGTATGCATGTTGGAACTCATATTGATGTTGCCAGCCATCTAATGGATAGTAATATTTTAGTAAGTGATTATTCTGCAGACAAATTTATTGGAAAAGGATGTTTACTTGATGCTAGAAATCAAGATGTTATTAAAATGAAGAAAGAGTATTTGGATATTGTAGAAAGAAATAGCATTGTTCTTTTGTATACAGGCTTTGAGAACCAATTTGAATGTGCTGAGTATTTTATTAACCACCCAGTAGTTGAAAAAGAGTTAGCCGAATTCTTTGTAAATAAAAAGGTTAAAATGGTTGGAATGGATTTGCCAGCACCAGATAAATATCCCTTTGAAATTCATAAAATACTATTAGAAAAAGATTTTCTGATTATTGAAAACATGAAAAACCTAGAAAGTTTATTGAATATAGATAAATTTGAGATTATTGCACTACCCCTAAAAATTAAGGCAGAAGGATCCCCAGTCAGAGTTGTTGCAAGAGTTTAA
- a CDS encoding sugar O-acetyltransferase, protein MKSEKEKMLSGNYYNASGEELIRERDYAKNLIFEFNHTRPNEKEKRKKILNKLIKAKGPFYIEPPFYCDYGYNIGVGENFYANHGCVILDVNKVQIGNNVLLGPNVQIYTATHPIDPMERLTGKEFAKPIVIGNNVWVGGGTIICPGVKIGDNVTIGAGSVVTKDIPDSVIAVGNPCKIIREI, encoded by the coding sequence ATGAAAAGTGAAAAAGAAAAAATGTTATCAGGTAATTATTATAATGCTAGTGGCGAAGAGTTGATAAGAGAAAGAGATTATGCAAAAAATCTAATATTTGAATTTAACCATACAAGACCAAATGAGAAGGAAAAAAGAAAGAAAATCCTAAATAAATTAATTAAAGCAAAAGGTCCTTTTTATATTGAACCACCGTTTTATTGCGATTACGGATACAATATCGGAGTTGGAGAAAATTTTTATGCTAATCATGGATGTGTGATACTTGATGTCAATAAGGTTCAGATTGGGAATAATGTACTTTTAGGACCAAATGTTCAAATATATACTGCTACTCACCCAATAGACCCTATGGAAAGACTCACTGGAAAAGAATTTGCTAAACCAATAGTTATTGGAAACAATGTTTGGGTTGGTGGTGGAACAATAATATGTCCAGGAGTAAAAATTGGAGATAACGTAACAATTGGAGCAGGAAGTGTTGTGACTAAAGATATTCCTGATAGTGTAATTGCTGTAGGAAACCCATGTAAAATAATTAGAGAGATTTGA
- a CDS encoding LuxR C-terminal-related transcriptional regulator: MISKYIGDYMEDSLKIISTKLKVPVPRRNHIRRVLLLEKLETFLDYKLTLVQGKAGSGKTTLLACFTQENPFIAFKWITLDSRDNNIFSFWYYILKALKDYLKDEYENIFFLFKTAVHREDIERTIILLINQLNKQDDDIVIVLDDFHHIYDINLVRTIELFIKYSPDNVSFIVLTREEPSFYLGDLAISNQLLEIGEEELKLTYVEGIDFLRQTLKMRQDDEIVSQISILSEGWIGGLQLVGLAFLNNENASIDSIKVLNKYVVDYLSKEILNVLDKDEREFLIKTSILNYFNEEICNQLLDVQTSKQLIAGMIDRNLFIIAMNGDNYRYHNMFEEFLRLEFASLDFEMKKELHIRASKIYEDLGDLEEAIAHLLQIPDYGATLELIQNIEHKPLAWSYLSQIPIENVLIDREMTFHLFFYYFCNLQLDKCNEVLKYAQKKIENDRDYRIFEFARALMEEDNITTDIMTIDEIEEMAIDDTTKAIIYLNLSLFLSLQEQYDIALQFIDRAISIERNVENPYIKYFAYSLKAQVKEQLGELSECMVLYKKLYDMLHQYPLLSPLTFNTYIGEAGIYIKQLKLDRAEQVLYRAEGMSASSYVPLKRGYLYNLMELNILKGRNKEAIKLIQELMSSNMYEDDVYISSLLKYLIYLESAEKEIIDDFVKVCENQVQGNKMRKEDMLTYLRVLFLQEQDEKALEMVDEVLKFARRNKIRTYIIEATLLKIKILNVNFISNRREILNLFREAIHYSYGNKIILPFILEGDIVRPIIEIIQNENYGEFGIRERQFLIELQALLKADKKDLLLTDREMEVLVALATGATNKEIGNLLCISTSTVKTHLINIYSKLHVSNRVEAIEKARQKGIIDT; the protein is encoded by the coding sequence ATGATATCTAAGTATATAGGTGATTATATGGAAGATAGTTTAAAAATAATATCAACTAAGCTAAAAGTGCCAGTACCTAGAAGAAATCACATAAGGCGGGTGTTATTGCTAGAAAAACTTGAAACATTTCTAGACTATAAGCTTACTTTAGTTCAAGGGAAGGCAGGAAGCGGTAAAACCACATTGTTAGCCTGTTTTACACAAGAGAATCCCTTTATTGCTTTTAAATGGATTACATTAGATAGTCGTGATAACAATATCTTTTCTTTTTGGTATTATATTTTGAAAGCTTTAAAGGATTATCTAAAGGACGAATATGAAAACATATTTTTTCTGTTTAAGACTGCAGTCCATAGAGAAGATATTGAAAGAACTATTATTTTACTCATTAATCAATTAAATAAGCAAGATGATGATATCGTCATAGTCCTTGATGATTTTCACCATATATATGATATAAATCTAGTTAGAACTATAGAACTTTTTATAAAATATTCACCAGATAATGTGAGTTTCATAGTTCTAACTAGGGAAGAACCTTCTTTCTATCTTGGAGATTTGGCTATTTCTAATCAACTCTTAGAAATTGGAGAAGAGGAATTAAAGCTAACTTATGTTGAGGGAATAGACTTTTTAAGACAGACATTGAAAATGCGGCAAGATGATGAAATTGTTTCCCAGATCAGTATACTATCAGAAGGTTGGATTGGAGGTCTTCAACTTGTAGGACTTGCATTTTTAAATAATGAGAACGCTTCTATTGACAGTATAAAAGTGTTAAATAAATATGTAGTTGACTATCTATCTAAAGAGATACTAAATGTATTGGATAAAGATGAAAGAGAATTTTTAATTAAGACCTCAATTCTAAATTATTTTAATGAGGAAATATGTAACCAATTATTGGATGTACAGACTTCAAAACAACTCATCGCAGGTATGATAGATCGAAATCTATTTATTATAGCTATGAATGGAGATAACTATCGCTATCACAATATGTTTGAGGAATTTTTAAGACTTGAATTTGCAAGTTTGGACTTCGAGATGAAGAAAGAGCTCCATATAAGGGCTTCAAAAATATATGAAGATTTAGGTGATCTGGAAGAAGCTATAGCACATCTATTACAGATTCCCGACTATGGAGCTACTCTTGAACTTATTCAAAACATAGAGCACAAGCCCCTTGCATGGTCGTATTTAAGTCAAATTCCAATTGAAAATGTATTGATAGATAGGGAAATGACTTTTCACTTGTTTTTCTACTATTTTTGTAATCTACAGTTAGATAAATGCAATGAAGTCCTAAAGTATGCCCAGAAAAAAATTGAGAATGATAGGGACTATAGAATTTTCGAATTTGCTAGGGCATTAATGGAAGAGGATAATATTACTACAGATATTATGACAATAGATGAGATAGAGGAGATGGCTATAGATGATACAACTAAAGCTATTATTTATCTAAATCTCTCTCTATTCTTGAGTCTACAGGAACAATATGATATAGCACTGCAATTTATAGATAGGGCTATATCTATAGAGAGAAATGTAGAAAATCCCTATATAAAATATTTTGCATACAGTCTAAAGGCTCAAGTAAAAGAACAGTTAGGAGAATTATCAGAGTGTATGGTATTATATAAGAAATTATATGATATGCTTCATCAATATCCACTCTTATCTCCGCTTACTTTTAATACCTATATTGGGGAGGCTGGCATATATATAAAACAACTGAAATTAGATAGAGCAGAACAGGTTTTATATAGGGCAGAGGGAATGTCGGCTAGTAGCTATGTACCTTTAAAGAGAGGATATTTATATAATTTAATGGAATTAAACATATTGAAGGGTAGAAACAAAGAAGCAATTAAATTAATCCAAGAGCTTATGAGTAGCAATATGTATGAAGATGATGTATATATCTCATCCTTGCTAAAATATTTAATTTATCTAGAATCAGCAGAAAAAGAAATAATAGATGATTTCGTGAAGGTATGTGAAAACCAGGTACAGGGAAATAAAATGAGGAAAGAGGATATGCTTACCTATTTAAGGGTATTGTTTCTACAGGAACAAGATGAGAAAGCACTAGAAATGGTAGATGAAGTCTTGAAATTTGCAAGGCGAAATAAAATAAGAACTTATATTATAGAGGCTACTCTCTTAAAAATTAAGATACTCAATGTAAATTTTATTTCCAATAGAAGGGAGATATTAAATTTATTCAGAGAAGCTATTCATTACAGCTATGGGAATAAAATCATCTTACCCTTCATATTAGAAGGGGATATAGTAAGACCTATCATTGAAATTATACAGAACGAAAACTATGGGGAATTTGGTATAAGAGAGAGACAGTTTTTAATTGAATTGCAGGCTTTATTAAAAGCAGATAAGAAAGATTTGCTTTTAACGGATAGAGAGATGGAAGTACTTGTGGCTTTGGCTACAGGTGCAACTAATAAGGAGATAGGGAATCTTTTGTGCATATCGACTTCAACAGTTAAGACTCACCTTATAAACATATATTCTAAGCTCCATGTATCTAATCGTGTGGAAGCTATAGAAAAAGCCAGGCAAAAAGGGATTATAGATACTTGA
- a CDS encoding ABC transporter permease, whose product MIEIGSILKNNFYRAWSRKNETIVFMVVTFTTMLLAVTFSTATMLKINIAVVSDRDDLQFDFPYVNIEVMEKTPPKSDLIMNKYCGVLLDRGNGSMDVLVAKNDMYRTKLEQLTTNPKMSSNQDYRKRGVASNILGYLIVPIFLQGLTYMKFFVEDRQGKMLKRIIAGHVNMGQYMVGHFLFSFIMVYMTSLFVLIIGKEVLKKDIGFGYGEYSYLLLVIVLLAISFAMFMTTIVEKLDNSMALSGTIIVLTSILSGSFNEVQTGNEFIAKVVSLFPQKQYLDMIQGVERGQSIGLYMTQIGYLLILSVALFGISSILCNIRFRKGRY is encoded by the coding sequence ATGATAGAAATAGGATCTATACTTAAAAATAATTTTTATAGGGCTTGGAGCAGAAAAAATGAAACTATAGTATTTATGGTGGTGACCTTTACAACAATGCTCTTGGCTGTTACTTTTTCAACGGCAACAATGTTAAAGATAAATATTGCAGTGGTAAGTGACAGAGACGATCTCCAGTTTGATTTTCCATATGTTAATATAGAGGTTATGGAGAAAACTCCACCTAAATCAGATCTTATAATGAATAAGTATTGCGGGGTGTTATTAGATAGGGGAAATGGCAGCATGGACGTGTTAGTTGCAAAAAATGATATGTATAGAACGAAATTAGAGCAGTTGACAACGAACCCTAAAATGTCGTCAAATCAAGATTATAGAAAGAGGGGAGTGGCTTCTAATATATTAGGATATTTAATTGTGCCTATTTTTTTACAGGGACTTACGTATATGAAATTTTTTGTGGAGGATAGGCAAGGTAAAATGCTTAAAAGAATTATAGCAGGCCATGTCAATATGGGGCAATATATGGTAGGTCATTTCTTATTTAGCTTTATAATGGTATATATGACATCTCTATTTGTATTGATAATAGGAAAAGAGGTACTTAAAAAGGATATAGGATTTGGATATGGCGAATATAGTTATTTGTTGCTTGTAATTGTACTATTAGCAATAAGCTTTGCTATGTTTATGACTACTATTGTTGAAAAGCTAGATAATTCTATGGCTTTATCTGGTACTATCATTGTTTTAACATCTATACTATCTGGTAGTTTTAATGAGGTCCAAACAGGCAATGAATTTATAGCTAAGGTTGTAAGTTTATTTCCTCAGAAACAGTATTTAGATATGATACAGGGAGTTGAAAGAGGACAGTCAATAGGATTATATATGACGCAAATAGGCTATTTACTGATTTTGTCAGTAGCATTATTTGGAATTAGTAGCATCCTATGCAATATCAGGTTTCGTAAAGGTAGATATTGA
- a CDS encoding ABC transporter permease translates to MKFFIIFKRDFRNIFLNPILLMYNTVFPILLVLVLGHLSYGSYSGYGITSYEYYGITILIYSALNVSVTASNSFLEESLKSSNLRIAYTPIDLSYIYLSKIAATFLFTSISLIGVIFLLQTLLEVNISKDIFPYVICILLVFNLFSSVMGVFLCCIFKSEELTNTILSLVNNVFAILGGLFFPINSFGSVVEKVSNISPVKWIMEEVFKIIYDGNTSFFIPIVISLSIASIILIGNCKLIFKMEDYL, encoded by the coding sequence ATGAAGTTTTTTATAATTTTTAAAAGAGATTTTAGAAATATTTTTTTGAATCCAATTCTTTTAATGTACAATACAGTTTTTCCAATATTACTGGTCTTGGTGCTAGGCCATTTAAGCTATGGAAGTTATTCTGGATACGGGATTACCTCCTATGAATATTATGGTATTACCATTCTTATATATAGTGCCCTTAATGTATCAGTTACAGCATCAAATAGTTTTTTGGAGGAAAGCTTAAAATCCAGTAATCTTCGGATTGCCTATACTCCTATAGATTTATCATATATATATCTATCTAAAATTGCAGCTACTTTTCTATTTACGTCTATTAGTTTGATAGGTGTAATATTCTTACTGCAGACACTATTAGAAGTGAATATATCAAAAGATATATTTCCGTATGTAATTTGTATATTATTAGTGTTTAACCTATTTTCTTCGGTCATGGGGGTCTTTTTATGTTGTATTTTTAAAAGTGAAGAGCTTACTAATACAATACTGAGCTTAGTAAACAATGTTTTTGCAATATTAGGTGGGCTATTTTTCCCCATAAATAGTTTTGGAAGTGTAGTGGAAAAAGTCTCTAATATATCTCCTGTTAAATGGATAATGGAAGAAGTATTTAAGATAATATATGATGGAAACACGAGCTTTTTCATTCCTATAGTAATTAGCTTATCTATAGCATCTATTATATTAATAGGAAATTGTAAGTTAATATTCAAGATGGAGGATTATCTATGA
- a CDS encoding ABC transporter ATP-binding protein encodes MESIIQVRNLEKHYKDRKALNSISFDVREGEILCVLGPNGAGKSTLINILSTVLDYDDGEIYFRGNKVERVKKDYKGILGIVPQDIAIYEDISAEDNVKFFASLYGIRGRTLNSHVEMALNSVGLLERKKDKPKTFSGGMKRRLNIACAIAHNPKIIIMDEPTVGVDPQSRNHILDHIKSMSKAGTTIIYSTHYMEEVEEISTRIIIMDQGEIIAEGTKEELKEMLGEEKVYYIEVDNMEKLQKDELYMVEGVTDVEIVDRKILVSVLRGIENLDKLISTIMYKGLKINNISSTTMNLDTVFLKLTGRNLRD; translated from the coding sequence ATGGAGTCAATTATACAGGTTAGAAATCTAGAAAAGCACTATAAAGATAGAAAGGCACTAAATAGTATTTCTTTTGATGTAAGGGAAGGAGAAATACTATGTGTTCTAGGCCCTAATGGAGCGGGAAAAAGCACCTTAATCAATATACTTTCTACAGTATTAGACTACGATGATGGCGAAATATACTTCCGTGGTAATAAGGTGGAGAGGGTGAAAAAAGACTACAAAGGCATCCTTGGCATTGTACCACAGGATATAGCTATTTATGAGGATATATCTGCAGAAGATAATGTAAAATTTTTTGCATCACTATATGGCATTAGAGGTAGAACCCTAAATAGTCATGTAGAGATGGCTCTAAATTCGGTTGGACTATTAGAGAGAAAAAAAGATAAGCCTAAGACCTTTTCTGGAGGAATGAAGAGAAGGTTAAATATAGCCTGTGCCATTGCCCATAATCCTAAAATTATTATTATGGATGAACCGACAGTAGGGGTTGACCCCCAGTCGAGAAATCATATACTAGATCATATTAAGAGTATGAGTAAAGCTGGGACCACCATAATATATAGTACTCACTATATGGAAGAGGTTGAAGAGATATCTACGAGAATCATAATTATGGATCAGGGTGAGATAATAGCAGAGGGAACTAAGGAAGAACTGAAAGAGATGCTGGGAGAAGAGAAAGTCTATTATATAGAGGTAGACAATATGGAAAAGTTACAGAAAGATGAACTCTATATGGTTGAAGGAGTAACCGATGTAGAGATAGTAGATCGCAAAATTCTGGTATCTGTCCTAAGGGGAATAGAAAACCTAGATAAACTCATATCTACTATTATGTATAAGGGTCTAAAAATTAATAATATTTCAAGCACTACAATGAACTTAGATACGGTATTTTTAAAACTTACAGGGCGTAACTTAAGGGATTAA